ATCTGCATAGTATTTTCTGAACTTCTATCAGATGCACCAATTGATCCTGCATATAAAGTTGCTGCCATTAGCACCAGAACGATTGAAAGTGCAATAATGACATAATATAGTTTATCTTTATTATTTTCCTGAGACAATTTTAAACTCTCCTTTATTCCATTAAATAATATAAGTACGGATAAATATTAAAGAATTGTCTAAGCTTCAAAACAGTTTGTAGTTATGAAAAATTAAACTTGCTGGAAAATACACTTTCCAATTATTATTAAGATATACAGTAAGTCAGCAGTTAATCGGCTCATTCTTAAAAGTAATAGAATAGCAAGTTCCATTTGAGGTGTCAATTTCTAGATTACCATCAAGCTGGCGAGTTAACATTGTAACAACCTTTAAGCCAGTAGATTTTGGATTGTTAATCTCATGGTCTTCTGATATTCCAATCCCATTATCCGATACTTTTAAAATATACTCACCATTGAGATATTTGAAACTAACATAAATTAGTCCATTATCTTTGTCAGGAAATGCGTGCTTAATCGAATTTGTAAGTAGTTCAGTTAATATCAATCCAATTGGTACTGTTCGTTCAATATCAAGATAGACGGTATCCAGGTCGTTTCTCAAATCAATATTTCTGCTATCACTGAAGTAAGTGCGCAAGATATAATTTTCTAAATTCCTTATATAATCTGAGATTTCAATTCTTGACAAATCCTGTACACCATATATTTTCTCGTGAGCTAGCGACATTGATTTTATTCTACTTTGACTATCCAGAAACGCAGATTTTACGATTTCGTCTTCAAAGTTTCGAGCCTGCATGTTCAGTAAGCTCGCAATCACCTGGAGATTATTTTTAATCCGGTGATGAATTTCCTGTAATAAAATTTCTTTTCTACGAAGATCTTCAAGTTCTACTCTATCTGTAATTTCATCAATTAGTATTTGAGCACCGGATAATTTGTTTTGTGAAAATATAGGTGCTATGTGAACTCTTACAATTATCTCTTTGTTCCATTTTGTTCTATAAACAATCTCTGCAGGACCTATTTTTTTACCCGTACTCAATACTTTAGCAAGATAATTTGAAAAACCTGAATCTACCAGTGGTTTAAATTTTAGAAGATTTATCTTTTTAGTTTCTTTTTCTCCAGGAGAACCTAATATATCTAAAACACGTGGATTTAAATATTTTATATTTCCATTGATATCACAGGTAAGAATTCCTACCATTGATGATTCAACTAGATGTTGATAATTAACTCGCGTTTCACTCAGTTTATATTCAAGATCAAGACGAGTAATTGATAAGCCTACAAGTGAAGAATATATTTCTAAAAATATTTTATTTTCTAGTAAATCTCCCTCATTCATTATTATGGTAAAGTCACCAATCATCTGGTTATCCCTTTCAATTTTAACTACATATACCTCCCCAATATTGAACGTTTTTTCCAGTATCTTTACAATTTTATCTGAAATAACACCCCGGGTCAGTTTATGGAGATTAGAAAACCTTGTGATTTTTTGGCCTGCTATTTTCTGTGCACGATTAATATCGTGAGGCCATTTTTTATTTTTGGGATTAAATGAGAGAATTGAAATTGCTTTATCAATGTGATTATTATTCCCAGAAATTGTAACCGTCCTAAAGAAATTCCCATCCTCTTCGTATATGTTTAAAGCAACATACTTTGCCCCGGAGATTGTTAATGCAGTATCAGATATTTTTTTATAATCGTTCTCTAAAAAAGAGGTTTGCAGCAGATTCTCAGCCATCTTTAGGGTTTCTTTTTCAACTGTAATATCCGAAAAAAGGGTTACAAAATAATGTTTTTCTGGAGAATATGCAGTAATTTTATACCATTTCCCTAAAATCTCAGAAAAATTCTCCAACTCAAGTTTTTCTCCAGTTAGTGCGACTTTACCATAAACTCCAATCCAGTCAAAACTTCCATTTCTAATTCCAGGGAAAATTTCAGTTGCATTTTTTCCAATGATTTCAGAAGCATTTAGACCAGTCAAAATTTCAAATGCACGGTTGGTTTCCAGAAATTCATAGTCACACGGATTTCCTGAATTATCAAGAATTATTTTATGATATGCGTAACCTTCAGATGTATTTTCTAATAAAAGTTTATTAAAATTCTATATAGCCTTTCCTTTATCCATTCATAATTCTCCACATGAATAATGTGAGAATAATCAGAAATACTTGTTTTTAAAAGTATATTTTGATATGTATTACTATCCCTGACAATTATTTAAATCTTAAGCATTTGGATCAAAAAATGATAGCATAACTAGTCCCGTTCGAATTATCTATATTCACGGTTCCCTGCAGTTGCTGTACTAGCATATTGATTAATTTAAGTCCCAGAGATTCAGATCTTTCAATATCAAAATCATCAGGTATTCCAATACCATCATCAGTTACTTTCAATAGATATTTATCATTTTCAAGTTTTTTAAAGATGATATTAATTGCCCCTTCATTCCCAATAGGAAAAGCATGCTTGATAGAATTTGTTATAATTTCAGTAATAATTAGTGCTAAGGGAACCAATATATCCATATTCAGATGTGCTGAATCTGAGTTAACATTCAGTTTAATGTTTTCATTTACATTATACGCCTTGAAAATGGATGTCCCCAGCTTTTCAATATAGTCCGATATTTCAATATTATCCAGATCTCCAGAATCATATAATATTTTATGGGCAATTAGCATCGATTTTACTCGATTTTGACTATCACTAAACGCCGCTTTAACCGATTCATCATCGAATTTTCTGGCCTGCATACTCAATAAACTTTCAATTACCTGAAGGTTATTTTTTACTCTATGATGAACCTCTTTTAGAAGGATCTCCTTCTTTTCCATTTCCTCTAATAGTTTGTACTCTGTGATGTCAATCATAAAGCCCTGTATTTTAGTAGGTTCCCTGGATTTTAAATCAACATCAAAAACATCTTTTATCCATGCAAAAGTTCCATCCTTTTTGAAAAATCTATACTCTATAGAACGAGGTTCTCTGCATTCCACGCATTCTGTGAAATATTGTATAACTCTATCATGGTCTGCTGGATGGATACGGTCTTCCCAGAATTTGAGATCAGTCCATTCATCAGGCAAATAACCTAAAATATCCGTAACCTGTGGGGCAACATAGTTCCAATGATCTTCAAAAATATCATATTCCCACAGAATCGCATGTGCTGATTCTGCCAGATTTTTGTATTTCTGCTGACTTGATTTCAGATTCTCTTCATACATTTTGCGATCAGTAATATCTTCATGATATATCACAATCAGATCATGATCTGCGAGTATGACTGCATGCATAGTAAACCAACGTTTTTCATCGGGAGAATGACAGGGATACTCCATTTCAAATTCATAACTCTGTCCTTTTATTAGATCCATAATCCCTTCGAAAGCTTCTTCAGCGACTTTATCGCCTTCAACCATTGCTTTCTTTGTCACGTCCAGATAATTTGAGCCTATGCCACTATTTTTCAAAAAACAATTATCATTCTCTTCAGCAAATTTGATCCATTGTTTATTGTAGGAAACAATGGTTCCATCCATATCTAATAATACAATATTTATTCTTAAAGTATCTATAACACTTTGATTAAATTTCATCGAACACATGCACTCCTCCCCCCGTCCCGCCACAAGGAGAGTTCTTGATACTATTACTATGTTTTTTCAATAGTTTTTAATGTTTCTAAGATGTGGTAATCAAAAGTTTTATATGAAATCAATTCAAAAATTAAATAATTAAAGTGAGGGATTGATATATTTTTAGGAAGCCGCCGGAGGGATTTGAACCCTCGGCCTGCTGATTACGAATCAGCCGCTATACCGGACTAAGCCACGGCGGCGTTAGAAACAGGATCAAATACTTTTTTCTCTATCTTAAATGTTTTCATGCAGATGGTTTCTCTGTGCCATGGACCTGGAATTCAATGCATATGTTGTATTGATGTGGAGCATAAGATCTGACAATACGATGGTCCCTGATCTGAATGCTTTTATTCGATCTCTTGCATGCCGTTTCAATCTTCCTGAGAGAACCCTCGAACATTTCATCTTCGTGAATTATGTCATAGAAATGAACAATACCTCCTTCCTTTGAAATTCGAAGTGCAGGCTCCAGGAATTCATGGGCACTATGTGGAAGATTCATTATGACATGATCAGCACTGTTTTTATATTGATCTGCAGCATCGTATGCATCGGATTCGACAACTTCCACGTTATACAGTCGATTCAGATCAACGTTTCTTTGCAGGTATACTACAGCATCTGGATTCTTGTCAATTGCCACGACTTTTTTAGCTCCACTTTTTTTAGCTATAAGGATACTGTAAGGGCCTATGCCTGCAAACATATCCACAACCACATCGCCAGGGCTTATCTGAGAAAGAATCCGATCACGCTCGGTTGAAAGTCTTGGTGTAAAATATGCTTTCGTAATATCCAGGAAATACCTGCAGCCGTGTTCTTTATGTATCGTTTCTGTTGTAGGCCTTCCTTTGATTATTCTGTATTTTCTGATCCGATATTCTCCTTCCACAGGACTAACACTGGCAATCACAGTTTTAATGCTGGGGTGCACATCGAGTAATGCTTCAGCAACAGTATTTTCATTTTCAGGATCAGATTCTGTAATAGCAATATCACCCACTATTTCATATTGGGGTACAAAACCCAGTAGATCTTCAAGAGTTGGTTTTTTATTCAGCTTTTCAAATTCTTGTTCTTTGACCTCTGCACATTCCGGTAGTTGATCAAGTATAATTGATGAAGGTTCTTTAATTAGCGGGATATAAAGATATCCATCTGATGAAAATATTCTGTAACCCGGATCCAGGATTTCATGATCAAGTAAAACACATCTGGATCTCTCACCCATCTTTACAGGAACTCTTATACAGATTTTTCTCATGTTTCACCTCACTGGAAAATGAACCATGCTCCAAAAATAACAAGAAACAGTCCACAACCAGTAACTATTATTCTATACATAGAGTCTGTCATTAAAGCTTTTCCGCGGCTAAAAGCAATGGATACCATACTGTACCATCCCATATCTGCAAGCCAGTGACCTATCACAAAAAATACCATTGCAAGCAAGCTGATATCAAGTCCATAAAATAGAAGTGCAGCACCCGCTGTTATCCACCACATCCAGAAATATGGATTTGAAGCAGAAGTAATTATGCCTGCAATATATGGATTTCCAAGACCAATATTATTCACATCTGAAGTCATAGAAATCCCTTCAATCGAATGATATCCAGATCTTGCAGTCATCAAGCCAAACAGCACCAGAACAATACCCCCAGTGATAGAAATATATGAAGGAAGAGAATCTCCAGTAAAAGAAAACAAACCAAAAACTATCAGAATAATAATTAGCAACTCCAGTATTGAATGACCAGCAACCACTTTTGGACCTGCGATCCACCCATTTCTCAATGATGAATCTATTGTGGCAAATAACATAGGTCCCGGTACCAGAGCACCAGATAATCCGACCAGAAAGCCTATAATTAACAGATCGATAATATCAAGCATATTCGATGCAAATGATCTTTAACCAAAATAAATGATGCGGAAAGTAAGAAAAGAAATGCCATCAATATATTTTATTTCAAAATGAAAAATAAAAACAGGCAGCAAAATAAAACTGTAAAATGGGACTTAAAGAGGATCGAGATCACTCAGTTTAAAGAATGATCTCAATATCAAGCTCTTCTGCAAGTTCTTTATATCTATTACGTATGGTTACTTCTGTTACACCGGCAACATCTGCAACTTCACGCTGTGTCCTTCGATCACCACACAGAATCGATGCAATATATATTGCAGCTGCAGCAACACCTGTTGGGCCTCTTCCACTGGTAAGCTCCTTTTCTGATGCTTGACGCAGAATTTCTACGCTTTTTGACTGAACTTCTCCCTTCAACTGAAGTCCGGAACAGAATCTAGGAACATAGTCTATTGGAGATGTGGGCATTAGCTTAAGAGACAATTCTCTTGAAATGAACCTATATGTTCTTCCAATCTCTTTTCTGCTGACCCTTGAAACTTCTCCGATCTCATCGAGTGTCCTTGGAACACTGCATTGGCGACATGCTGCATAAAGTGCAGCTGCAGCAACACCTTCAATACTTCTTCCACGTATCAAATTTTTATCTACGGCTTTTCTATAGACAACAGCAGCAGTTTCTCTGACTGTCCTTGGAAGACCAAGGGCTGATGCCATACGATCAAGTTCTGATAATGCAAATGCAAGGTTTCTTTCAGTGGCATTACTTACACGTATCCTACGCTGCCATTTTCTTAGCCTGTAGAGTTGAGCCCTGTTCTTTGACGAAATTGACTTACCATATGAATCACGGTTTCTCCAGTCAATCATTGTAGAAAGACCTTTATCATGTATAGTGTAAGTCATTGGTGCCCCTACTCTGGAGCGTTTCATACGCTGATCATGATCAAATGCACGCCATTCAGGCCCTTCATCAACAAACTCCGCGTCCACTACCAGACCACAGTCTGCACACACAAGTTCTGCCCTTTCATAATCATGTTCTAGATTCCGGCTGCCACATTCCGGACACATCACCTCAGGCTTTTCAGTATCATCAGATTTCTCTTTTTCCTTACGCGCCTTTATCATAGCACGTATTTTTTCTCTTTCTGAAGTGTCAGAATACCTGACTCTTTCAACTTCTACCATTTAATGTCTCCTATGTATTTTTATCAATAAAGTTCAAACTTTTTGATTTGTGGTCATCATAATATCATCTATTTGTATTATTATACACGTACCAACCACAACGCTTATACGGCAATAAATGAATAAATAACCAAATTCATCTGAAAAATATTATTGAACATATACCCGTTCATTCACAAGTAATTTCAGCTGAGCAACATTTAATCCTTTGAGTGGTTTTACCGAATAGTAGGGATTATTTATCGGGCCAAAAACATTGTTTATTTTTCCAATCTTTTCTACTGATTTGTCCACAACAACTGAATTGATCTTTGGTAAATCGCTTGTTTTGACCGAGTCTTCCTGCGCTTTTCCACGAACAATGATGTTCTGCTGGCTTGTAAGATGCAATACTTTTCCAAGTCGTCTCATATTTCTCTTTTAAACTATATATAAATACAACTGTTTAGTATATAATAAACCAACTAATTCTATATATAAGTTTCGCAATGGATTTAAAATATAGCACCAAATTTAGTGAAATCTACCTCAATAAGTTCCCTGAAAATATCTGTCATCTATTGATCCACAAATCTATCTATCTATCTATCTATCTATCTATCTATCTATCTAAGTATAAAATTTTTTTACTATTTTGGTTGAGCTGAGTTGTACTTCATATAAATGTACACAATTAGACTATAAACCACAAACTTAAATATTAAATGATGCTTTCTAAAAGCAGATAGTACCATCAATGATTAAAATATTCAAATAGATTCATCCGCTCCATGGAGGATATCTGGTGGCAGAAAACAAATTTGTGTACTTTTTCGGAGACAATCAAACAGACGGTAATGGCAGCATGAAAGATCTGCTTGGGGGTAAAGGTGCAAACCTCGCAGAAATGGCAAACCTGGGAGTTCCAGTACCACCCGGATTTACAATAACGACTCAGGTTTGTGTCTATTATCTTGAACATGGAAAGTATCCTTCAGGGCTTCTCCAGCAGATTAACGATGCAATTAAAAAACTGGAAAAAATCAATAACAAAAAGTTTGGAGACTCACATAATCCACTATTATTATCTGTACGTTCCGGAGCAAAGGCTTCAATGCCAGGAATGATGGATACCGTTTTGAACCTGGGCCTTAATGATGAATCAGTTAAAGGCCTTGCCAGAAAAACAGATAACCCGAGATTTGCTTATGATAGCTACAGACGATTCCTGGCAATGTTTGGTGATGTTGTTCTTGGAATCGATCATGATGAATTCGAAGCAATGATCGAGAGCAAGAAAAAAGAACTTGGGATTAAGCTGGATACTGAACTTGATATAGATGCACTAAAAGAACTGGTTGAAAGCTTTAAGCAGATAATTGAAAAAAATATTGGCAAAAAGTTTACACAGGATCCTAGGGAACATCTCCAGATGGCAATAGATGCAGTATTCAGCTCATGGAACAACCAGAGGGCAATAACCTACAGAAAACTGCATGACATTCCTCATGACTGGGGTACAGCCGTAAATATACAGACCATGGTATATGGTAATATGGGAGATACCTCAGGTACGGGAGTCGCTTTTACCCGCGACCCAGGCACAGGTGAAAAAAAATATTTCGGAGAATATCTCATCAATGCTCAGGGTGAAGATGTTGTTGCAGGAATAAGGACTCCGCAGTCAATTGAAACATTAGAGGAAGCAATGCCTCATGTTTATGATCAGCTTGTTGAAATTTTCACCAGGTTAGAGCAGCATTTCAAAGATATGCAGGATATCGAATTTACGATTGAAGAAGGTAAACTCTATATCCTCCAGACAAGAACTGGGAAAAGAACAGCTGCTGCTACAATCAAAATTGCTGTAGATATGGTTGAGGAAAAGCTCATTGATAAAAGGACAGCCATTTTAAGGGTAGAGCCAAAACATGTTGACCAGATGCTACACCCGATGATAAAACCAGGCTCTGAGTATAAAGTGATTGCTAGAGGACTGGCAGCTTCTCCAGGAGCTGCAGTTGGCAAAGTTGTATTTACTGCTGAACATGCTGAAGAAATGAAGAAGAATAGTGAAAAGGTGATCATGGTACGTACCGAAACATCTCCTGAAGATATAGGAGGAATGCATGCAGCAGAAGGAATACTTACAGTAAGAGGTGGTATGACATCTCATGCAGCTGTAGTTGCCAGAGGTATGGGTAAGCCATGTGTAGCTGGCTGCGATGATATAACTATTGATATTGATGATGCCTGCTTTATGGCAGGCGAGTATACAATAAAAGAAGGAGATTATATTTCCATTGACGGCACCAGCGGTAATGTTATTGCAGGTAAAGTAGAACTTGCAGTTCCCGGTGTAAACAAAGACCTGGAAACAATCCTTGAATGGTCTGATGGAATACGCAAGCTCAGGATCCGAACAAATGCAGATACCCCTCAAGATGCAGCTATTGCCTATGAATTTGGTGCTGAAGGAATAGGACTTTGCAGAACTGAACATATGTTTTTTGGAGAAGACCGGATTCCGGTGGTACGTGAAATGATCATGGCTGAAGATGAAAATGAAAGAAGAGAAGCATTATCAAAACTTCTCCCAATGCAAAAAGAAGATTTCATTGGAATATTCAAGGCTATGAAAGAATATCCCGTAACGATAAGACTTCTGGATCCACCACTGCATGAATTCCTACCAAGGCTGGAAGAACTGGAAGCAAAGCTTGCAAAACTTCAATATGGCAATGATAATAAAAAAGAAATAGAAAAGGTAAAGAAGCTTATTGAGAGAGTTGAAGCTGTTAAAGAAATAAATCCCATGCTTGGACACAGAGGATGCAGGCTGGGAATCACCTATCCAGAAATATATGAAATGCAGGTACAGGCAATATTTGAAGCTGCCTGTGAACTCATGTCAGAGAATGTGACTGTAGTACCTGAGATAATGATTCCTCTGATATCTGATGCTAAAGAACTATCTCTGATAAGAAATGAGGTGAAAGAGATAGCAGAAAAAACTATGGATAACACCAGCACCCGGATAGATTACCTTATTGGTACAATGATAGAACTTCCCCGTGCAGCAATAACCGCAGATAAAATTGCCCAGCATGCCGAATTTTTCTCATTTGGTACAAATGACCTGACTCAGACGACATTTGGATTCAGCAGGGATGATGCAGGCAAGTTTTTACCATTATACATAGATAAAGAAATACTTGAAATGGATCCCTTTGTAGTTCTGGATCAGGAAGGTGTTGGTGAGCTGATCAAAATGGGAATAACAAAAGGAAGATCTACAAATCCTGATTTGAAGGTTGGAATCTGTGGAGAACACGGAGGAGAACCAAAATCTATAAAATTTGGGTATGTGAGCGGATTGGATTATGTTAGTTGTTCACCATACAGAATACCTATTGCAAGGCTTGCTGCAGCACAGGCAGTTCTGGAAAACGGAGATGACATCAAAAATGATTAAGAAGCTGGATCTATAATCCAGCTTAAATTTTATTTCAGTTCTCAATATCTGTAATTTATTCAAAAAATATAATTAGAGAAAATTTTATCAGCAGCTCACAGATTTTTAATATCCTTCATATCTATTAACTTGATATCAGCCTCGTCAAGAACATTCAAAGCACTTTCTATATCATCAACTCTGAGAATAAGGAATGCTTTGTCGGTTCTGGTAACAAAAGCATACGCATAGTCTATGTTAATGTTATGTTTACTGAGTACATCCGCTATTTTTGCAAGGCTTCCTGGGACATCATCCATTTCTACACCAAGCACACTGGTTTCTGACACAGTAAATCCGGAGTCGTGGAGAACTCTGTGAGCCTCATCTGGATTATCCACTACCATCCGGATAATCCCAAAATCACCAGCTTCAGCTATTGTAAAAGCCCTGATATTAATTCCTGCTCTCTTAAGTTTTGCAGCCGTGTTTGCAAGTCTTCCGGGTCGGTTTTCAGAAAAAAGTGATATCTGCTTGATTATTTTATCCATCATCATAAATCCACCTAATAATAATTATGATAATTCATCTATATATTATAATACTCTTTTATCTATAACCTTTTTTGACTTTCCAATTGATCTTGGGAGTGAACCATGCTCAACAAGTTCTACATTAACACTGAGATTCAATATGGATTTCAGAGAAGATGCAACTTTTTTCTCCAGAGAGATCATATCATTTACTCTGTCACTGAAAGCAGCATCTGTCATTTCAATCTGTACTGTCATAGTATCCATTTCATTGACACGATCAACTATTATCATGAAATGTTCACCAACTTCAGGTATCTTCATCAATACAGATTCTACCTGTCCAGGGAATACATTTATACCCCTTACAACCAGCATATCATCTACTCTGCCCAAAATCCTCATTATT
Above is a genomic segment from Methanosalsum zhilinae DSM 4017 containing:
- a CDS encoding sensor histidine kinase, which translates into the protein MTGLNASEIIGKNATEIFPGIRNGSFDWIGVYGKVALTGEKLELENFSEILGKWYKITAYSPEKHYFVTLFSDITVEKETLKMAENLLQTSFLENDYKKISDTALTISGAKYVALNIYEEDGNFFRTVTISGNNNHIDKAISILSFNPKNKKWPHDINRAQKIAGQKITRFSNLHKLTRGVISDKIVKILEKTFNIGEVYVVKIERDNQMIGDFTIIMNEGDLLENKIFLEIYSSLVGLSITRLDLEYKLSETRVNYQHLVESSMVGILTCDINGNIKYLNPRVLDILGSPGEKETKKINLLKFKPLVDSGFSNYLAKVLSTGKKIGPAEIVYRTKWNKEIIVRVHIAPIFSQNKLSGAQILIDEITDRVELEDLRRKEILLQEIHHRIKNNLQVIASLLNMQARNFEDEIVKSAFLDSQSRIKSMSLAHEKIYGVQDLSRIEISDYIRNLENYILRTYFSDSRNIDLRNDLDTVYLDIERTVPIGLILTELLTNSIKHAFPDKDNGLIYVSFKYLNGEYILKVSDNGIGISEDHEINNPKSTGLKVVTMLTRQLDGNLEIDTSNGTCYSITFKNEPINC
- a CDS encoding sensor histidine kinase → MKFNQSVIDTLRINIVLLDMDGTIVSYNKQWIKFAEENDNCFLKNSGIGSNYLDVTKKAMVEGDKVAEEAFEGIMDLIKGQSYEFEMEYPCHSPDEKRWFTMHAVILADHDLIVIYHEDITDRKMYEENLKSSQQKYKNLAESAHAILWEYDIFEDHWNYVAPQVTDILGYLPDEWTDLKFWEDRIHPADHDRVIQYFTECVECREPRSIEYRFFKKDGTFAWIKDVFDVDLKSREPTKIQGFMIDITEYKLLEEMEKKEILLKEVHHRVKNNLQVIESLLSMQARKFDDESVKAAFSDSQNRVKSMLIAHKILYDSGDLDNIEISDYIEKLGTSIFKAYNVNENIKLNVNSDSAHLNMDILVPLALIITEIITNSIKHAFPIGNEGAINIIFKKLENDKYLLKVTDDGIGIPDDFDIERSESLGLKLINMLVQQLQGTVNIDNSNGTSYAIIF
- a CDS encoding class I SAM-dependent methyltransferase encodes the protein MRKICIRVPVKMGERSRCVLLDHEILDPGYRIFSSDGYLYIPLIKEPSSIILDQLPECAEVKEQEFEKLNKKPTLEDLLGFVPQYEIVGDIAITESDPENENTVAEALLDVHPSIKTVIASVSPVEGEYRIRKYRIIKGRPTTETIHKEHGCRYFLDITKAYFTPRLSTERDRILSQISPGDVVVDMFAGIGPYSILIAKKSGAKKVVAIDKNPDAVVYLQRNVDLNRLYNVEVVESDAYDAADQYKNSADHVIMNLPHSAHEFLEPALRISKEGGIVHFYDIIHEDEMFEGSLRKIETACKRSNKSIQIRDHRIVRSYAPHQYNICIEFQVHGTEKPSA
- a CDS encoding LysE family translocator: MLDIIDLLIIGFLVGLSGALVPGPMLFATIDSSLRNGWIAGPKVVAGHSILELLIIILIVFGLFSFTGDSLPSYISITGGIVLVLFGLMTARSGYHSIEGISMTSDVNNIGLGNPYIAGIITSASNPYFWMWWITAGAALLFYGLDISLLAMVFFVIGHWLADMGWYSMVSIAFSRGKALMTDSMYRIIVTGCGLFLVIFGAWFIFQ
- a CDS encoding transcription initiation factor IIB — encoded protein: MVEVERVRYSDTSEREKIRAMIKARKEKEKSDDTEKPEVMCPECGSRNLEHDYERAELVCADCGLVVDAEFVDEGPEWRAFDHDQRMKRSRVGAPMTYTIHDKGLSTMIDWRNRDSYGKSISSKNRAQLYRLRKWQRRIRVSNATERNLAFALSELDRMASALGLPRTVRETAAVVYRKAVDKNLIRGRSIEGVAAAALYAACRQCSVPRTLDEIGEVSRVSRKEIGRTYRFISRELSLKLMPTSPIDYVPRFCSGLQLKGEVQSKSVEILRQASEKELTSGRGPTGVAAAAIYIASILCGDRRTQREVADVAGVTEVTIRNRYKELAEELDIEIIL
- a CDS encoding H/ACA ribonucleoprotein complex subunit GAR1, with product MRRLGKVLHLTSQQNIIVRGKAQEDSVKTSDLPKINSVVVDKSVEKIGKINNVFGPINNPYYSVKPLKGLNVAQLKLLVNERVYVQ
- the ppdK gene encoding pyruvate, phosphate dikinase, with translation MAENKFVYFFGDNQTDGNGSMKDLLGGKGANLAEMANLGVPVPPGFTITTQVCVYYLEHGKYPSGLLQQINDAIKKLEKINNKKFGDSHNPLLLSVRSGAKASMPGMMDTVLNLGLNDESVKGLARKTDNPRFAYDSYRRFLAMFGDVVLGIDHDEFEAMIESKKKELGIKLDTELDIDALKELVESFKQIIEKNIGKKFTQDPREHLQMAIDAVFSSWNNQRAITYRKLHDIPHDWGTAVNIQTMVYGNMGDTSGTGVAFTRDPGTGEKKYFGEYLINAQGEDVVAGIRTPQSIETLEEAMPHVYDQLVEIFTRLEQHFKDMQDIEFTIEEGKLYILQTRTGKRTAAATIKIAVDMVEEKLIDKRTAILRVEPKHVDQMLHPMIKPGSEYKVIARGLAASPGAAVGKVVFTAEHAEEMKKNSEKVIMVRTETSPEDIGGMHAAEGILTVRGGMTSHAAVVARGMGKPCVAGCDDITIDIDDACFMAGEYTIKEGDYISIDGTSGNVIAGKVELAVPGVNKDLETILEWSDGIRKLRIRTNADTPQDAAIAYEFGAEGIGLCRTEHMFFGEDRIPVVREMIMAEDENERREALSKLLPMQKEDFIGIFKAMKEYPVTIRLLDPPLHEFLPRLEELEAKLAKLQYGNDNKKEIEKVKKLIERVEAVKEINPMLGHRGCRLGITYPEIYEMQVQAIFEAACELMSENVTVVPEIMIPLISDAKELSLIRNEVKEIAEKTMDNTSTRIDYLIGTMIELPRAAITADKIAQHAEFFSFGTNDLTQTTFGFSRDDAGKFLPLYIDKEILEMDPFVVLDQEGVGELIKMGITKGRSTNPDLKVGICGEHGGEPKSIKFGYVSGLDYVSCSPYRIPIARLAAAQAVLENGDDIKND
- a CDS encoding ACT domain-containing protein, with product MMDKIIKQISLFSENRPGRLANTAAKLKRAGINIRAFTIAEAGDFGIIRMVVDNPDEAHRVLHDSGFTVSETSVLGVEMDDVPGSLAKIADVLSKHNINIDYAYAFVTRTDKAFLILRVDDIESALNVLDEADIKLIDMKDIKNL